The following are from one region of the Gemmatimonadaceae bacterium genome:
- a CDS encoding amidohydrolase family protein has protein sequence MPSQDFPSKKLTDIGAQFPSWGADGKTIHWSIGNAHAVYDIERGMAFDDSVRKANPRPAPGAGGGDSAAAPAGRGAARTLATYKPVETRIRVAAPRDIPKASVLLKGARLSTMKGSEIFASGDIAIVNNRIVGIGKSGSVKAPAGARTIDVSGKTIIPGFVDTHAHLRVANNIHRDPVWSYAANLAYGVTTARDPQTGSTDVLSYEDQEKAGRVLAPRIYSTGPGVFAAENIRNIDDARRVLRRYAEYYDTKTIKEYQTGNREVRQWVIQAANELKLMPTTEGGLDVKMNITEAIDGYSGHEHTIPTYPLQSDVIKLLAESGMTYTPTLIVSYGAPWAENYWYEKMDLLHDAKLQLFTPWSDLEGKILRRGGSAGAVTTMGQAGWFHDSQYNMKQAGGDIKKLIDAGGSAGVGSHGQQQGIGFHWEMWNIGMGEGMTPHDALKVATIHGAKALGLGKDVGSLEVGKMADLIVFDRNPLENLQNTQAIKYVMKNGRMYDATNLNEVYPRQVKGAPFAWNEDDSPTRDGLKKP, from the coding sequence GTGCCGAGTCAGGATTTCCCCAGCAAGAAGCTGACGGACATCGGTGCGCAGTTTCCCAGTTGGGGCGCGGATGGCAAGACCATTCACTGGTCCATCGGCAATGCGCACGCGGTGTACGATATCGAGCGCGGGATGGCGTTCGATGATTCCGTGCGCAAAGCGAATCCACGTCCCGCGCCCGGTGCCGGTGGCGGTGACTCCGCCGCTGCGCCGGCTGGACGCGGTGCTGCCCGTACGCTGGCCACGTACAAGCCCGTGGAAACGCGTATCAGGGTTGCGGCGCCGCGCGATATCCCCAAGGCGAGCGTGCTGCTGAAGGGCGCGCGACTCAGCACGATGAAGGGGAGCGAGATCTTCGCGAGCGGTGATATCGCCATCGTGAACAATCGCATCGTCGGCATCGGCAAGAGCGGCTCGGTGAAGGCGCCGGCCGGTGCGCGCACGATCGACGTGAGCGGCAAGACCATCATTCCCGGATTCGTGGATACGCACGCACACTTGCGCGTCGCGAACAACATCCATCGCGATCCGGTGTGGAGTTACGCGGCGAACCTCGCCTACGGCGTCACCACGGCGCGCGATCCGCAGACTGGTAGCACCGATGTGCTGAGCTACGAAGATCAGGAGAAGGCCGGTCGCGTGTTGGCACCGCGCATCTACTCCACCGGTCCCGGCGTGTTCGCGGCGGAGAACATCCGTAACATCGACGACGCGCGTCGCGTGCTGCGGCGGTACGCCGAGTACTACGACACGAAGACGATCAAGGAATACCAGACCGGCAACCGAGAAGTGCGGCAGTGGGTCATTCAGGCGGCCAATGAGCTCAAGCTCATGCCGACGACCGAAGGCGGCCTGGATGTGAAGATGAACATCACCGAGGCGATCGACGGCTACAGCGGGCACGAGCACACGATCCCGACGTATCCGCTGCAGAGCGATGTCATCAAGCTGCTCGCCGAATCGGGGATGACGTACACCCCCACGCTCATCGTCTCGTACGGCGCGCCATGGGCCGAGAACTACTGGTACGAGAAGATGGACTTGCTGCACGACGCCAAGCTGCAGCTGTTCACGCCATGGAGCGATCTCGAAGGCAAGATCTTGCGTCGTGGTGGTTCAGCGGGCGCGGTGACCACGATGGGTCAGGCCGGCTGGTTCCACGACTCGCAGTACAACATGAAGCAGGCCGGTGGTGACATCAAAAAGCTCATCGACGCCGGCGGCTCGGCGGGCGTGGGCTCACACGGTCAGCAGCAAGGCATCGGCTTCCACTGGGAGATGTGGAACATCGGGATGGGCGAAGGGATGACGCCGCACGATGCACTGAAGGTGGCCACCATTCACGGCGCGAAAGCGCTGGGCCTGGGCAAGGATGTCGGCTCACTCGAAGTCGGCAAGATGGCCGATCTCATCGTGTTCGACCGCAATCCGCTGGAGAATCTGCAGAACACGCAGGCGATCAAGTACGTCATGAAGAACGGACGCATGTACGACGCGACGAACTTGAACGAGGTGTACCCGAGGCAAGTGAAGGGGGCGCCGTTTGCGTGGAATGAGGATGACAGTCCGACGAGGGACGGGTTGAAGAAGCCGTAA